In Rhipicephalus microplus isolate Deutch F79 chromosome 7, USDA_Rmic, whole genome shotgun sequence, one genomic interval encodes:
- the Cox11 gene encoding cytochrome c oxidase copper chaperone COX11 translates to MSLCVCRSAVQLEKLLRRTLLTSPCARRMYSASGGARDKKNRTVLMYVTSMTVLVGGLSYAAVPLYRMYCQSTGRGGQAFAIEAGEKIEKMDRVSHRQIRVNFSADTGSGLRWNFKPRQSDIVVAPGETVLAFYTARNPGDKPVDGIATYNILPFEAGKYFNKIQCFCFEEQRLNPNEQVDMPVFFYIDPEYAADPLLENCNDITLSYTFFEAKPGIQLPVPNIR, encoded by the exons ATGAGTTTGTGCGTGTGCCGGTCGGCGGTTCAGCTGGAGAAGCTTCTCAGGCGCACGCTGCTGACCTCTCCGTGCGCACGGCGCATGTACTCCGCCAGCGGCGGCGCGAGAGACAAGAAGAACCGGACCGTGCTCATGTACGTCACTTCGATGACTGTGCTCGTCGGTGGGCTCAGCTACGCGGCCGTACCGCTGTACAGGATGTACTGTCAG TCAACGGGCCGGGGCGGCCAGGCATTTGCGATCGAGGCCGGTGAAAAAATCGAGAAGATGGACCGTGTGAGCCATCGCCAGATCAGGGTCAACTTTTCCGCCGACACTGGCTCAGGGCTTCGATGGAACTTCAAGCCACGCCAGTCAGACATTGTG GTTGCCCCAGGTGAGACCGTGCTGGCCTTCTACACGGCTCGCAATCCAGGCGACAAGCCTGTAGATGGCATCGCCACCTATAACATCCTGCCCTTCGAGGCGGGGAAGTACTTCAACAAGATCCAG TGTTTCTGTTTTGAAGAGCAGCGCCTGAACCCCAATGAACAG GTGGACATGCCAGTGTTCTTCTACATCGACCCGGAGTATGCCGCTGACCCGCTACTAGAGAACTGTAATGATATCACGCTGTCATATACCTTCTTTGAGGCCAAGCCGGGCATACAGCTGCCTGTACCCAATATCCGGTGA
- the LOC119161053 gene encoding uncharacterized protein LOC119161053 gives MMDSEAQRILLSLIQHQAPSSTEDAVLRTNMAGDVPRRGSEEMRMELRLPCVETGGDGTDTLHLPAPTASRSADGETGAQSKPSGSRRGGGAAEWTEGQTRLLLEYYLKYFPQIGPFKKFKNRKQAFKQISMDIEAVLGIAKTPEQCENRYKTVIRRRKASSDHNKRSGASPTPVPFDDEVKKIESIDDSIEPEVERDASGATFKASPESPAVLSPANTTEENKTQSSNPDTKPRVGTARLAHMQLFFTEMRALQEEKEAQKAARRQEKENRRAERQAERQVLREERRKMHEEKMEILRQAFGLPK, from the exons ATGATGGACTCGGAAGCTCAGCGCATCCTACTGTCTTTAATTCAACACCAGGCACCATCTAGTACGGAAG ATGCAGTTCTGCGTACAAATATGGCTGGCGATGTGCCAAGGCGAGGGAGCGAAGAAATGCGCATGGAGCTCAGATTGCCATGCGTTGAAACAGGAGGTG ATGGCACAGATACTCTGCACCTGCCAGCTCCCACTGCATCAAGATCAGCTGACGGGGAGACTGGTGCTCAAAGCAAGCCATCAGGCTCCAGGAGAGGAGGTGGAG CTGCTGAATGGACAGAGGGGCAAACAAGGCTGCTCCTAGAGTACTACCTCAAATATTTCCCTCAGATTGGCCCATTTAAAAAATTCAAAAACAGGAAGCAAGCCTTTAAACAAATATCGATGGACATCGAGGCTGTGCTTGGCATAGCCAAAACCCCAGAACAGTGTGAAAATAGGTACAAAACAGTAATTAGGCGTCGGAAGGCGTCTTCCGACCATAACAAAAGGTCTGGTGCTTCACCCACCCCTGTGCCTTTTGACGACgaggtgaaaaaaattgaaagcattGATGACAGCATTGAACCGGAGGTAGAGCGAGACGCCTCAGGGGCTACATTCAAAGCCTCGCCCGAATCTCCGGCCGTGTTGTcacctgccaacaccactgaGGAAAATAAGACGCAGTCCTCAAATCCCGACACGAAGCCACGGGTAGGAACTGCACGCCTGGCACACATGCAGTTGTTTTTTACTGAAATGAGGGCACTGCAAGAAGAAAAGGAGGCTCAAAAGGCGGCCAGacgtcaagaaaaagaaaatcgaaGAGCTGAAAGGCAGGCCGAGCGACAGGTGCTTCGTGAAGAGCGGCGCAAAATGcatgaagaaaaaatggagatTCTCCGTCAGGCCTTTGGACTTCCAAAATAA
- the LOC119179839 gene encoding uncharacterized protein LOC119179839: MMPYIASRSLLSKLYVLEGVTRSAAVPCLPVLQRRAANGKVDSKYDDEDDKPYQYTTSNAAKWKAAQSFRAPENDAPPAQRWSVVASIAAFLIYFCILREENDLDQHLARPITETIPELKAFGTPPPLPKEWVPPAWRD; the protein is encoded by the exons ATGATGCCTTACATTGCTTCTAGAAGTCTGCTGTCGAAGCTCTACGTCTTAGAAGGCGTTACAAGGAGCGCCGCGGTGCCCTGTTTGCCCGTCCTTCAAAG ACGTGCTGCTAACGGGAAAGTCGATTCGAAGTATGATGATGAGGACGACAAGCCATACCAGTATACCACGAGCAACGCAGCCAAGTGGAAAGCCGCGCAGAGCTTTCGTGCGCC AGAAAACGACGCACCCCCCGCTCAGCGGTGGTCCGTGGTGGCGAGCATTGCGGCATTTCTCATCTACTTCTGCATCCTGCGTGAGGAGAATGACTTGGATCAACACCTAGCTCGTCCCATCACAGAGACCATACCGGAGCTCAAGGCGTTCGGGACACCACCTCCGCTGCCTAAAGAGTGGGTCCCACCAGCCTGGAGGGACTGA